From the Triticum urartu cultivar G1812 chromosome 4, Tu2.1, whole genome shotgun sequence genome, the window AAAGGCTTGCCCGGTGGGCGCGTATGACCGTATATCGGGCTGTGCTCTGCTGGGTTGGCTGGCGGACGAACCAAAGTTTGGCCAAAGGGGGCTGCATGCAGGACGAGCGCGGGGCCGTGCAATCAACTCCTTCCCACCCCGCTCCCCCACCCACAACGCAACGGCACCGCCTCCGCTCCTCGTTTTCTCGCGCTCCCGTCCCCGTTTGATGCATAGTGCCATGGTGGATTGGAGCATGTCAAACTTGAAAGCCTGGGGCCGTGACGAGGGCGGCTACGGATTAATTCTCTGATTTTGTAATGATAATGAAACTGACGACAGACTAAATCTGTTGTCTGTCACCCGAGAGCGAGGCCGATCCGCCGGATCGCGCGCGGTCGGGTTGGCCTCCTAGCGACGTCGTGCTCGGCACTACCCAACCGCGGTCTCGTCCATTTTCCAAGTAACCCAACCACGTACGTACACATTGGCTGGCTGGCTGGCACAACCATGAGCCGGAAGAATTCTAGCCTCGTCCTCCCCTGCATTCAAACGCGGATAGACAAAAAAACCAAAGCGTGCTCGCTCTCATGGGGTCCAATCCAATGGCCGCCCCGGCCTTTCTTCCCCCGCACAAAAGCTGAAAGCAGACAAGAAGAAAGCTTCAACACACGACTCCTCCAGCCACCCCCAACCCGATTCTTCCTTTCCTCGGTCGCGCTTGGCAGGCCGCCCGACTCCGATTCCCACGCACGCGCGCACGCCAAGATCGCGGTTTTCATGCCGCGGCCGCAGTAGCCAGGAGTAAGCTCAGGGCGGGAGCCATGGCGACGTCCTCGGCGGGCCGGTACGCGGCGGCGCTCCACCGGCGGACGCACCGGGTGACGTCCGCGCTGGCCTACGCGGCGCTCGAGTGGGTCCTCATCGCGCTGCTGCTCCTCAACGGCCTCCTCTCCCACGCCGTCGCCCGCTTCGCCGCCTACTTCCGCCTCCGCCCGCCCTGCCTCCTCTGCTCCCGCGCCGACCGCCTCTTCGGCGCCGAGCAGGAGGACGCCGATCAGGCGGCGGGCGACGCGCGCTGGCTGCGGGGGCTCCTCTGCGGCGCCCACGCGGCCGAGATCTCCGGGATGGGCTACTgcctccaccaccgccgcctcgtcgccgACGCCGCCGACATGTGCGAGGGCTGCCTCTCTTCCTGGAAGAGGGAGATGATGCGGGACGCGGAGGAGGACGGCGCCGTGGTCTGCTCTTGCTGCAAAGCCCTCGTGCAGATTACTTCTTCACGCGCGCTGGAGGATCCTGCTGTACACCACAAGGCagccgaagaagaagaacaagatcaAGGCTACGttctgctggatcaagaagaccaCGAAGACGAAGAAGAGGAGCAAAACGAAGAGGAAGCACAAGAACAACAAGGAGAGATCAAGGTGGCTGCCGTGGAGGACGAGTCCTTGGAATTCATGGCTCAGGGCGAAGAGATCACGCCTGAAGACGACGATCGCTTGGTGCCGGTGGTGGCACTCGATGAGATGACAATTGCCGACGATTCGGGTCTGCATCCGGATGCCCCTGGCTCTCAGCGGGACGACATGAATCGCACGGACGGTGAGCGTGATTCGGATGATCTTGATACCGCAGTGGTTCCGGAGGAGAAGAGGATGCTGGCTTCTTCGGTTGCAACGGCGCCTGCCACGGCCGAGAATTCCATTCGCCAAGATGATGAACTGGTTCTTGAAGATACTGTCGAAACTGGAGATTTCAGGACTGATGAAGGAGACATTGTTGTGCCTCAAGGTAATAACCTCTCCATTTGTTCCTCGGCCCGTTCAATTTTACTCAAGTCGATTACTGTCCCATCATCTCATGATTTTTGTTTGGTTCTACTTCTAGCCACTGAAGCAATTCCTGAAGATGGCAGCAAATCGGCAGAGGTGGAGACTAACTGCGAGGTGTCAATCGGGAGCGACATCTGCGAGCAGGAGCAAGATGGCCATGCTGCTCCGTTTCAAGAACTGGTGGCGCTGGAGGAGCTGTTTTCTCCATTGGAATATGCAGATGACCGGACATCACCACCGGAGATCCTCCATGAAACAGCCCCAGCCGAGCAAGGTAGCGGTACAATCATTGCAGACTGCTCTCACTTTTACTTTTGCTCCATGGAGATGCTTTCACTGTGACTCTGTCTGTCTGTCCACAACTTTAATTTGCTATTTATGTTTTGATGATTTGATCAGAAGCAAGTGAAGCAGAGCATGAGGCGACGGCGAGCCGGAGATTTGAGTACCAATCGAATGGCGAGAACGAGGAGGACGAAGACAGGGCACCGGAGACGCCCACCTACAGCTTTGCTGCCCAGAACTCCGGCAAAAGGTTCTTGCTCGAGAGGAAGCGGTCACTGTCCTTGTCCTTGGATGGCAGCGTGTCGAGCGAGGTCGAGTGTGCCGAGCCTTCCACCGTCGATCAGCTGAGATCCGCGCTGCAGGCGGAGCGAAAGACGCTCAGCGCCATGTACGCCGAGCTGGAGGAAGAGAGGAACGCCGCCGCCATCGCGACCAACCAGACGATGGCGATGATCAACCGGCTGCAGGAGGAGAAGGCCGCCATGCAGATGGAGGCGCTGCAGTACCAGAGGATGATGGAGGAGCAGTCCGAGTACGACCAGGAGGCGATGCAGCTGCTGACGGAGCTGGTCAccaagagggagagggagaagcaGGAGCTGGAGAGGGAGCTGGAGCTGTACAAGCAAAAGCTGCTGCAGTACGAGGacagggagaggaggaggatgccgGCCTTCGAGGACAATGCGCGTAGCCCCGACGGCAATGGCACCTCTGCGTCGTCCAGCGGCGAGGACAGCGACGAGAATTCCGATGACTCCTGCGAGCTGGGCGAGTCTCCGAGCGGCAATCTTCAGAGCTCGCCGGACGCTGCTCTTAGCCCCAGGGCGGATCAAGAGAACACCGGTCATCTTGTGGCGCTGGATGACTCCTTGACGTACATGGAGATGGAGAGGCTGTCCATCTTGGAGGAGCTCAAGGCactcgaggagcggctcttcacgCTGGAAGACGACGATATCAACGGCAGCAATGCGGCTGCTGGCCTTTCCTCAGACGATCACGGTCCCCATTCGCCGGAGAATGGCCTCGCCGGCAACAAGGCCAGGTTTGAAGGCAGAGCTTCTGTTTCCAGAGGAAAGAGCCTCCTACCTCTCTTTGACGCGGTCGGTGACGAGAACGTCGACCGTGCACCACCAGCAGCCACCGATGGTTCGACGAAACCGGCCGTAGCCGTGTTCGCCAAAGAGCAGGAGAGGCTGGCGATAATCGAGGAGGTGGATCATGTGTACGAGAGGCTGCAAGCACTGGAGGCGGACAAGGAGTTCCTGAGGCACTGCATCAAGTCCCTCAAGAAAGGGGACAAGGGCATGCACCTTCTCCAGGAGATCCTGCAGCATCTTCGCGAGCTCCGGGGCGTGGAGCTTCATGCCAAGCACGCCGGCGATGCCATTGTTGCAAATTCAGCATAGCAGATCGATCTAGAATTCTAGACATATTATACGTGGTAAGTTTGTATCTTGTCTTCCTTAACTGCATTGGCATAGCTGAATTATTGTGGCTGTTTAATTACCTGCAGCAACAATGTGCTGAAACAAGAGATTATTGTGCTTTGCAGATTCAGTTGCTCGGCTATGGTGAGTCGATCGACTGGAATGGTCCGAGTAGTGGTGGATCTATGATATGGTCCCTTTCCCTTGTGCAAGATAATGGCTTGTGTTCAAGGGAACGCTTTGCTCGTCTGGCCTGCGGGGGGCTGCGCTGGTCCAGCATGGCCGGCTTTATGAATGATGTGGTTGGTGGTGGCAGGAATCATTAGGGCCTTCCCAAGCTTTCACCAAGCTGAATCATGGCGCCAGCTTCGGAGGCATGCGCACCACTTCAACTTCAACAGGACAGatggatatatatatagagagagagatgATCGGCAAAAGGGTAAAGGTGGCCCGGATGCAGATGTGGTGGATTTCCTATTTGGTTTCGCTTCTTTTtcccttttctttctttcttttggTTAAGTTTTCAGATTTGTTTGTGCAGAGGTGGAGAGCGTTcgagttttttgtgttttatATGAGGTTGTAGGCTTGCATGGTTGGTACGTACGTGTGGTTTGGTCTTTGTTTTGCACTTTGTAGCCAGTTTTGATGAAGAAGGAAGGCTCGTTGTGATGAACCCTGTTTCATTTGACATGGTGCTCTTCTCTCTGGTCCTTGATGCTTCTTCTGTGCATCATTCGACCCCTCCCGTCCGGTTCGTGTGCAAGCTGTCGATGTAATACAGCATAGTATATATCTTTATGGTGGCATGGCAGATGGCACCCTGAGGTTGCTCAATTATGCTGGCTTTGATGGGTGTCCTTGAGCTGTACATTACTATTGAGCCCTGGGAAGATTCTTGCATTACTCAAAAAGTTTAGGAATTACAATCACGTCCAACAATTACCAGGACATCTTCTGGAAACAGCGGTTCGACATTGCAACCAACCAAAATTAGCCGTGAAATGACTAGCACTATTACAGCCTCGACAAACATGAGTAATACAAGAAGCTCTTTCCTCATACTGCTGATGATATCTCTAATCAAGAAAGCATACTTCAACTTGTTACTATCTCCATGTTTGATCATGGCAACAACCTAAATGTTAAGAACTTTAAATTTGATCACTGGGCCTTGCTAGttgtctattcacccccctctagataCCTTTTCGATCCTACATTTGTTTGTCGCCCGGGGCCAGGGCCTCCACCTACCCGGCTGGTATTGGGGCACGCCATTAATGCAATGCACGGATAATGCTCATTGTAGCCCGGTGTAGTGGACGTACTCCGTAATGAATTAAGAAAGGAGCTATATCCAATCCTTTCGCGCTTGCCGAGCTGGGAAGGGTGGAAACAAATGCCCACATCAAAAAAAGAAACCGGTCTCAAACCCATGGAGGAGTGCGAAGATTGCTAGAGGAGCTGGGCGTGTCTCCAATGCCACAAAGTAACAAAATGCGTTGATTTATAAGTTTTGGCTAGCTAATGAAGGGGAGATAATCAGTGAGGAGGCACTTGAAGCCTATGTGCAACTGTTCGAGCAACCACTTGCCGATACGCACATTATGGTCATTCTAGCCTTGTTTGGGTGGGAGCCATTGATCCTACCACTCTTcgagcacaacggcatggtggaGGATAGGCAGTAGTTGCCTGGTTTTGTGGTTTCATGgggggctgatacgtctccaacgtatctataatttatgaagtattcatgctattatattatctgttttggatgcttatgggctttattatacatttttatattatttttgggactaacctattaatcggaggcccagcccaaattgttgttttcttgcctattttagtgtttcgaagaaaaggaatatcaaacggagtccaaacgggatgaaaccttcgggagagttatttttggaacggaagcaatccaggagacttggagtagacgtcagggaagcttcgaggtggccacgaggtagggaggcgtgTCTGCCtgcctgggcgcgcccccaccctcgtcggcccctcgtggctcccctgaccgacttctttcgcctatatatgtccatataccctaaaaaaatcagggagcagaatagatcgggagttccgccgccagaagcgcgcctccgtagccaccgaaaacaaatctagacccgttccggcaccctgccggaggggggaaatccctctccggtggccatcttcatcatcccggtgctctccatgacgaggagggagtagttcaccctcggggctgagggtatgtaccagtagctatgtgtttgatctctttctctctctctcatgttcttgaggtgatacgatcttaatgtatcgcgagctttgctattatagttggatcttatgatgtttctccccctctactctcttgtgatgaattgagttttccctttgaagttatcttatcggattgagtctttaaggatttgagaacacttgatgtatgtcttgcatgtgcttatctgtggtgacaatgggatatcacgtgatccacttgatgtatgttttggtgatcaacttgcgagttccgtgaacttatgcataggggttggcacacgttttcgtcttgactctccggtagaaactttggggcactctttgaagttctttgtgttggttgaatagatgaatctgagattgtgtgatgcatatcgtataatcatacccacggatacttgaggtgacattggagtatctaggtgacattagggttttggttgatttgtgtcttaaggtgttattctagtacgaactcttgaataggtcgatcagaaagaataactttgaggtggtttcgtaccctacaataatctcttcgtttgttctccactattagttactttggagtgtctctttgttgcatgttgagggatagttatatgatccaattatgttattattgttcagagaacttgcactagtgaaagtgtgaaccctaggccttgtttcaacgctttgcaataccgtttatgctcacttttatcattagttaccttgctgtttttatattttcagattacaaatactcatatctatcgtccatattgcacttgtatcaccatctcttcgccaaactagtgcacctatacaatttaccattgtattgggtgtgttggggacacaagagactctttgctatttggttgcagggttgtttgagagagatcatcttcatcctacgcctcccacggattgataaaccttaggtcatccacttgagggaaatttgctactgtcctacaaacctctgcacttggaggcccaacaatgtctacaagaagaaggttgtgtagtagacatcaagctcttttctggcgccgttgcgagggaggttagcgcttgaaggtttatctttagatcttgcaatcgaatcttttagtttcttgttttatcactagtttagtttataaaaggaaattacaaaaaaaatggaattgagtttgcctcatacgcttcatcttttaaatatttttcgtgagaatgatggaaaggaaaattgtgctcaagtgctagaagaagaagtctataaaatgtttggcactaaatctttgaatgatgagcatgattgcaatgttgttagtatgaactccttgaatatccatagtactaatgatgattgcactagtcatgatgaaaatgtctcttataagcatgtcaatttttgtggagtgcatagagcttgcaagtacacaccaattagggaaaatagattttgcaagaggcataagtatttggaaactaaatggttgcaagagagactagatgtttgtgctgaaaatttaaaatttcttcgccatacttgtgaactttgcaatgaacatgatcatttaaatctccaatgcaaattttttcatgatcgtatcgtgtccaaaaattgtgatgatttgatttcccttgcacatcataatgaacttagtttgcttttgagttatgaagaaatgaaacgtataactaagcatattacagaatataaccttgagaaattcctcgatattgatctagaagaaatttttatgtattgtgcggtgaattgcattgaaaatacttatattgccaattacataaagaaaagaaaacaaatagaggatgaagagaatactaatgaaagggaagaggcttcccaatatcctcctattatttcttatgatgaatcaggtaacgaggaggagccttctattcaaccaatctcatcaataatgagctccaaaaagaggattgaaccacacataatgtgaagaagaaaaagaaaagacggagaagtaaAGGTGAAAAGGTATCCCTCCAAAATGA encodes:
- the LOC125552217 gene encoding myosin-binding protein 2 isoform X2 — translated: MATSSAGRYAAALHRRTHRVTSALAYAALEWVLIALLLLNGLLSHAVARFAAYFRLRPPCLLCSRADRLFGAEQEDADQAAGDARWLRGLLCGAHAAEISGMGYCLHHRRLVADAADMCEGCLSSWKREMMRDAEEDGAVVCSCCKALVQITSSRALEDPAVHHKAAEEEEQDQGYVLLDQEDHEDEEEEQNEEEAQEQQGEIKVAAVEDESLEFMAQGEEITPEDDDRLVPVVALDEMTIADDSGLHPDAPGSQRDDMNRTDGERDSDDLDTAVVPEEKRMLASSVATAPATAENSIRQDDELVLEDTVETGDFRTDEGDIVVPQATEAIPEDGSKSAEVETNCEVSIGSDICEQEQDGHAAPFQELVALEELFSPLEYADDRTSPPEILHETAPAEQASEAEHEATASRRFEYQSNGENEEDEDRAPETPTYSFAAQNSGKRFLLERKRSLSLSLDGSVSSEVECAEPSTVDQLRSALQAERKTLSAMYAELEEERNAAAIATNQTMAMINRLQEEKAAMQMEALQYQRMMEEQSEYDQEAMQLLTELVTKREREKQELERELELYKQKLLQYEDRERRRMPAFEDNARSPDGNGTSASSSGEDSDENSDDSCELGESPSGNLQSSPDAALSPRADQENTGHLVALDDSLTYMEMERLSILEELKALEERLFTLEDDDINGSNAAAGLSSDDHGPHSPENGLAGNKARFEGRASVSRGKSLLPLFDAVGDENVDRAPPAATDGSTKPAVAVFAKEQERLAIIEEVDHVYERLQALEADKEFLRHCIKSLKKGDKGMHLLQEILQHLRELRGVELHAKHAGDAIVANSA
- the LOC125552217 gene encoding myosin-binding protein 2 isoform X1 — its product is MATSSAGRYAAALHRRTHRVTSALAYAALEWVLIALLLLNGLLSHAVARFAAYFRLRPPCLLCSRADRLFGAEQEDADQAAGDARWLRGLLCGAHAAEISGMGYCLHHRRLVADAADMCEGCLSSWKREMMRDAEEDGAVVCSCCKALVQITSSRALEDPAVHHKAAEEEEQDQGYVLLDQEDHEDEEEEQNEEEAQEQQGEIKVAAVEDESLEFMAQGEEITPEDDDRLVPVVALDEMTIADDSGLHPDAPGSQRDDMNRTDGERDSDDLDTAVVPEEKRMLASSVATAPATAENSIRQDDELVLEDTVETGDFRTDEGDIVVPQATEAIPEDGSKSAEVETNCEVSIGSDICEQEQDGHAAPFQELVALEELFSPLEYADDRTSPPEILHETAPAEQEASEAEHEATASRRFEYQSNGENEEDEDRAPETPTYSFAAQNSGKRFLLERKRSLSLSLDGSVSSEVECAEPSTVDQLRSALQAERKTLSAMYAELEEERNAAAIATNQTMAMINRLQEEKAAMQMEALQYQRMMEEQSEYDQEAMQLLTELVTKREREKQELERELELYKQKLLQYEDRERRRMPAFEDNARSPDGNGTSASSSGEDSDENSDDSCELGESPSGNLQSSPDAALSPRADQENTGHLVALDDSLTYMEMERLSILEELKALEERLFTLEDDDINGSNAAAGLSSDDHGPHSPENGLAGNKARFEGRASVSRGKSLLPLFDAVGDENVDRAPPAATDGSTKPAVAVFAKEQERLAIIEEVDHVYERLQALEADKEFLRHCIKSLKKGDKGMHLLQEILQHLRELRGVELHAKHAGDAIVANSA